In the genome of Desulfovibrio desulfuricans, one region contains:
- a CDS encoding iron hydrogenase small subunit, producing MSIIATTRRGFLKGACILSGGLLLGVRMANKAYAAAKDFKDYMGDRSAAVYNADSAFPKRASQDNAQVKALYDSWLGKPLSHKSEENLHTKWFDKSKGLKALTASGEYPNPRHKEFEGTTYPYE from the coding sequence ATGTCTATTATTGCCACCACTCGACGCGGATTTTTGAAGGGAGCGTGCATTCTTTCCGGCGGCTTGCTGCTGGGCGTGCGCATGGCCAACAAGGCCTATGCTGCGGCCAAGGATTTTAAAGATTACATGGGCGACCGCTCTGCCGCTGTGTACAACGCCGATTCGGCCTTTCCCAAGCGCGCAAGCCAGGACAACGCCCAGGTCAAGGCCCTTTATGATTCGTGGCTGGGCAAACCCCTGAGCCACAAGTCCGAAGAAAATCTGCATACCAAATGGTTTGACAAATCAAAAGGCCTCAAGGCTCTTACGGCTTCAGGTGAATACCCCAACCCTCGCCACAAGGAGTTTGAAGGTACCACCTATCCGTACGAATAA
- a CDS encoding [FeFe] hydrogenase, group A, whose amino-acid sequence MPRIDMEHIAYELNVPPQGADGDKMFFVQIDPEKCIGCDSCQEYCPSGAIYGETGLTHKIAHPEPCINCAQCLTHCPEMAIYEVQTWVPELQKKLQDKSVKCIAMPAPSVRYALGEAFGLAPGSVTTGKMLAALKQLGFANCWDTEFAADVTIWEEASEFVERLGAKRDLPQFTSCCPGWQKYAETFYPDLLPHFSSCKSPVAMNGRLAKTYGAEKAKYDPKSIYTVSIMPCVAKKYEGLRQEYAENDLRDIDATLTTRELAYMIRQAGIDFNKLPDGQRDSLMGESTGGATIFGVSGGVMEAALRYAYQAVTGKRPESWDFKQVRGLKGMKEYTVTVNGIELHLAVVHGAKRFAQVCDEVRAGKSPYHFIEFMACPGGCVCGGGQPIMPNVLQSAERKATSLFASLKQRLANTQPKA is encoded by the coding sequence ATGCCGCGCATTGATATGGAACACATCGCATACGAGCTCAATGTGCCCCCACAGGGCGCGGACGGCGACAAAATGTTTTTTGTGCAGATTGATCCCGAAAAATGCATCGGCTGCGATTCTTGCCAGGAATACTGCCCCAGCGGTGCCATTTATGGTGAAACAGGTCTGACGCACAAGATTGCCCACCCCGAACCATGTATCAACTGCGCCCAGTGTCTTACACATTGCCCGGAAATGGCCATCTACGAAGTGCAGACCTGGGTTCCCGAGCTGCAAAAAAAATTGCAGGACAAAAGCGTCAAGTGCATTGCCATGCCCGCACCTTCGGTGCGCTACGCCCTTGGCGAAGCCTTTGGACTTGCCCCCGGCAGTGTCACCACCGGCAAAATGCTGGCTGCCCTCAAGCAGCTTGGATTCGCAAACTGCTGGGACACGGAATTTGCCGCCGACGTCACCATCTGGGAAGAAGCCTCTGAATTTGTGGAACGCCTTGGGGCAAAGCGTGATCTGCCGCAGTTTACCTCATGCTGTCCCGGCTGGCAGAAATATGCCGAAACGTTTTATCCCGATCTGCTGCCGCATTTTTCTTCGTGCAAATCGCCTGTGGCCATGAATGGCCGCCTTGCCAAAACCTATGGTGCAGAAAAGGCCAAGTACGATCCCAAAAGCATCTATACGGTTTCCATCATGCCCTGCGTGGCCAAAAAGTATGAAGGCCTGCGCCAGGAATATGCTGAAAACGACCTGCGCGACATCGACGCAACCCTCACCACGCGTGAACTGGCCTATATGATCCGTCAGGCGGGCATTGATTTCAACAAACTGCCCGACGGCCAGCGCGACAGCCTCATGGGCGAATCCACCGGCGGCGCAACCATATTTGGCGTGTCTGGCGGCGTTATGGAAGCGGCTCTGCGTTACGCCTATCAGGCCGTAACCGGCAAGCGCCCTGAATCGTGGGATTTCAAGCAAGTGCGCGGCCTCAAGGGCATGAAGGAATACACCGTTACCGTCAACGGCATTGAGCTGCATCTGGCAGTTGTGCACGGGGCCAAGCGTTTTGCACAGGTATGCGACGAGGTGCGGGCGGGCAAATCGCCTTACCACTTTATCGAATTTATGGCCTGCCCCGGCGGCTGTGTGTGCGGCGGTGGCCAGCCAATTATGCCCAATGTGCTGCAAAGCGCGGAACGCAAGGCCACAAGCCTGTTTGCCAGCCTGAAGCAACGCCTTGCCAACACCCAGCCCAAAGCCTAG